One Chitinophaga sp. H8 DNA window includes the following coding sequences:
- the truA gene encoding tRNA pseudouridine(38-40) synthase TruA gives MSRYFIEVGYKGTQYSGFQVQENSHTVQAEIDRALRILFREPVVSTGSSRTDAGVHAAQNFLHFDTQLPLHPQFVYKINAILPDDIVLKGVYEVPEDAHSRFSALGRAYEYTLYTHKDPFMQDRGYFFPYRIDLSLLEQAAAIVKEYHDFTSFSKRNTQVRTFLCAIATSYWSSDSGRLVYNVSANRFLRGMVRGLVGTMLRVGRGRLSLEQFREVIESRNCAKADFAVPPQGLFLMKVSYPEGLLHKIAQPR, from the coding sequence ATGAGCAGGTATTTTATAGAAGTAGGGTATAAGGGCACGCAATACAGTGGCTTTCAGGTGCAGGAAAATTCGCATACGGTACAGGCAGAAATAGACCGGGCATTGCGAATATTGTTCCGGGAGCCGGTGGTATCTACGGGATCCAGCCGTACAGATGCGGGGGTGCATGCCGCGCAGAACTTTCTGCATTTTGATACGCAGCTGCCTTTGCATCCGCAGTTTGTATATAAGATCAATGCGATCCTGCCGGATGATATTGTATTGAAAGGAGTATATGAAGTACCTGAAGATGCACATAGCCGGTTTTCTGCATTGGGCCGTGCCTATGAATATACCTTATATACGCATAAGGATCCTTTTATGCAGGACCGGGGTTACTTCTTTCCTTACCGTATAGATCTGTCGCTGCTGGAGCAGGCAGCAGCCATTGTAAAAGAGTACCATGACTTTACCTCTTTCTCTAAACGGAATACGCAGGTACGTACTTTTTTATGCGCGATAGCCACCTCTTACTGGAGCAGTGATAGCGGACGTTTAGTCTACAACGTTAGCGCTAACCGTTTTCTGCGGGGTATGGTGCGCGGGCTGGTAGGAACCATGCTGAGAGTGGGGAGGGGCCGGCTTTCGCTGGAGCAGTTCAGGGAGGTGATTGAGAGCCGGAACTGTGCAAAAGCAGATTTTGCTGTACCGCCGCAGGGATTATTCCTGATGAAGGTGAGCTATCCGGAGGGGTTATTACACAAGATAGCGCAGCCCCGTTAA